GATTGAACGAAATCGGCGGCATCGACAAAACGACAATGATACAGGTAACAATCATCATCATACTTGCGGTGCTTTACACAGGTTCGGCGGTTCTGGGAATCGACAAGGGCATAAAGTTTGTGGCGAATCTCAATCTCGTAATATGCCTCGCGTTAATGGTGCTGTTATTTTTCGTAGGGCCGTCGCTCCCGATTCTTGAGTCATTGATGACAGGTATCGGCGATTTCACAAGCGGACTCGTAAAAGAGAGTTTCATGATGGCACCGTACGGAGGAAAATACGCGGATCATCTCAAGAATTGGACGCTCTACTATTGGGCGTGGTGGATTGCCTGGGCACCTTTCGTCGGCTCATTCGTCGCAAGAATTTCACGCGGAAGGACAATCGGCGAATTTGTTGCGGGCGTTCTCATTGTTCCGGCGTTAGGGAGCTTCACATGGTTTGCGATTTTCGGAACGTCAGCATTACATCTCCAGCTCGTTAAAGGAATCGACATCGCCACGCAGGTAACGAAAGATATATCTGTGGGAGTCTTTGCGCTCTACAAGTATTACCCGATGGGCTTCATTATGTCCGTAACAATGCTCGTCTTAATCACAACATTTTTCGTTACGTCTGCGAACTCTGCAACGTTCGTGTTGTCTATGTACTCGAATCACGGCGACCTCAACCCGTCAAAGTCAAAGATGGGCGTATGGGGAGTCCTCATGGCCGCGCTTGCTATCGTTTTGCTGATGACGGGAGGACTTCAGAACTTGCAGACAATCTCATTAACGGCTGCTCCTCCGTTTGCGATCATAATGGTGTGCGCTTGCTGGTCATTGTGGAAGTCTCTGTGCAAAGACGAAAAGGAAGGCAAATTGTAGCGCGTGATATGATTCTAGCGTAACTTC
This genomic window from Synergistaceae bacterium contains:
- a CDS encoding BCCT family transporter gives rise to the protein MSDKKKDEGRDFLVTGSVSGVEKSTSKVNSVYIISIAITFAIVAWGYLAPENFGGFANALFGGLTKYFGWGYLLTMNAFVIFCLVMAFSRFRNVRLGNPEDRPEHSNISWFAMLFSAGMGVGLVFYGAGEPLIHFQNTPFGAEPGSIQAARDAMQISFFHWGLHPWAGYAVIAMPMAYYQFRRNSPGLISSLFIPIFGQKAVDGWFGKFIDVLAIFATLAGITTSLGLGTLQLNSGLNEIGGIDKTTMIQVTIIIILAVLYTGSAVLGIDKGIKFVANLNLVICLALMVLLFFVGPSLPILESLMTGIGDFTSGLVKESFMMAPYGGKYADHLKNWTLYYWAWWIAWAPFVGSFVARISRGRTIGEFVAGVLIVPALGSFTWFAIFGTSALHLQLVKGIDIATQVTKDISVGVFALYKYYPMGFIMSVTMLVLITTFFVTSANSATFVLSMYSNHGDLNPSKSKMGVWGVLMAALAIVLLMTGGLQNLQTISLTAAPPFAIIMVCACWSLWKSLCKDEKEGKL